GTACTTATGGAAATAAAAGATTTCACTCTTTTAGAAGAGATAAATCTAAAGATAGAAATATAGGGATGATATATTTTAAATAAGTTTTTTAGTTTATTATATAAAAGATATTTAAAGAATAGAAAAATTTTAATAAATAATATAATCAAATTATAAAAATATTATGAAGGGAGTTGATGAATTATGTTAAAGAATAAAGGTGTATTAGAGAGTGTAATAAAAAAGGAGGTGGAAAATAATTAAAAAAATAAAACCTCCTTATTATAACAAAGTAAAATAATTGAAAATTTAGGAGGAAAAATTGAATAAATTACAAGATTATGGTGTAAAAGAAAATTATATTATAGAAGCTAAAAGTTTTCCAGAATTTGAACTAGGTAGGGTAATTGCACAATATAAAGGGATATATAAAATTAGTTTAGAGAATGGGGAAAAATTAGCAGAGTTATCTGGAAAATTAAGATATGAGATAGATGATAGTTTAAAATTACCCCTAGTAGGAGACTATGTTTTAGTCTCTAAAAATCAAGGGAATGTTGTCATTAATAAAATTTTATCAAGAAAAAGTATATTTTTTCGTTCTTCAAATGAGAAAAAAGATGATAAACAAGGGATAGTAGCAAATATAGATACAGTATTTATATGTATGTCCCTAAATGAAAACTATAATTTAAACAGATTAGAGAGATATTTATCAATAGCTTGGGATAGTGGTGCAATTCCTGTAATAGTTTTAACTAAATCTGATTTATGTGAAAATATTCAAGAAAAAATACAAGAGGTAGAATCAATTTCAGCTTTTTCTGATATTATATTAACAACCAATAAAGAAAATAATAAAGAAAAATTTAAAAAATTTCTAATTAAAAATCAAACAGTTGCTTTTATAGGTTCTTCAGGAGTTGGAAAAACCACTTTGATTAATGAATTAATTGGAGAAGAAATTTTATTAACTCAAGAAATAGGAAAGAATCATAAAGGAAAACATACAACTACTAATAGAGAGATGGTAATAAGTTTATATGGTGGAGTTATCATTGATACTCCAGGAATGAGAGAAATAGGAATAAAAGATATAAATTTAGATAAATACTATGATGATATAGAAGAATTGATAAAAAGATGTCGTTTTTCAG
This genomic window from Fusobacterium sp. FSA-380-WT-3A contains:
- the rsgA gene encoding ribosome small subunit-dependent GTPase A encodes the protein MNKLQDYGVKENYIIEAKSFPEFELGRVIAQYKGIYKISLENGEKLAELSGKLRYEIDDSLKLPLVGDYVLVSKNQGNVVINKILSRKSIFFRSSNEKKDDKQGIVANIDTVFICMSLNENYNLNRLERYLSIAWDSGAIPVIVLTKSDLCENIQEKIQEVESISAFSDIILTTNKENNKEKFKKFLIKNQTVAFIGSSGVGKTTLINELIGEEILLTQEIGKNHKGKHTTTNREMVISLYGGVIIDTPGMREIGIKDINLDKYYDDIEELIKRCRFSDCTHTNEPGCQVRKAIELGILDERRVENYFKIKRENSYDGLKGKELEKQKLDHMFKEVGGMKKVRNFIKDKQKRRGY